In Stanieria sp. NIES-3757, the DNA window TTTCCTTAAAAGGTTCAATAAACCAATCAGGATGACGCACCTCTATCCCCAAGGAAATTTTGTATTTGATTAAGTTACGACAAAATTCAGTTAAATCATCAAAATAAACTGGACTGTAACTAGGAGGAAGTTGGACAAAAACAACTCCTAAACGATCTTTTAATTCTGCGATAGTTGCAATAAAGTCTGCTGCTGCTGGAATAAGCGGAGTAAGTAAACCTTGATGGGTAATGCTTTTGGGAAACTTAGGACAAAACCGAAAAGAGGCAGGAGTTTGTTCGCGCCACCTTTGTATAGTTGCTAAATTAGGAATAGCGTAGAAAGTGGTATTAGCTTCAACTGCGGTTAAACGTTCACTATACAAGCGCAAAAAATCTGAAGAACGGGTTTGGGAAGGATAAAAATTACCCACCCAACCCTGATAAGACCAAACCGCACAACCAAGATAAAAATTCACCAATGTTTTAGTTAATTTATTGAGCAGCTACTGTACCATTGTTACCAAATACAGGTACAGGTGGAACGATCATCGGTTCTATTCGGGGACAAGCGATCGCATTAACTTCACCCATATCTTTCATTACCGCATCACGGAACTGTTCTCGCAGATCTGGTACAACGGCTAAAGCTCTTGTCCAATCTGGAATTTGCGCTCCTGCTGGATCGGAGAAATATAATTCTCCAGCATCTATAATTACTTTTTCAAACATTTCCGTAATTACTTCTTCTTGATGGCGGTCGTATTGTAAATTGTTAAAACGAGCATCAACAAAGTATTGACGGGTATAGTCTTGAGCTTCACGACGAAATTTTACTCGTAAAGCATGAATATGATCGCGACTAATTACAACTTGTTCGGTTTCTGTCAAAGTTCGCAATAAAGAACGCAGAATGTCCCGACACATTTTTTGTAATCCTTCTTGGGAAGAGTTACCAATGACTTGATGTTTGTGATCGAAAATACCGAGATCGATCTGAGCAATTCGTTTTTCAGCAAGACTGCGATAAACTTCGGCTAACAAACCAATTTCCAAACCCCAATTACCAGGAATACGGATATTCAGGGCTAAATCGCTAGTTAGGGCAAATTCACCAGAGAGGGGATAACGATAAGCACTTAAATAACGCAAATATTGGCGATAACCAAACAATTCAGTTAAAGCAGTCAGTAGAGGAGTAACAAATAAACGTGCCACACGACCATTAAGATTGCGAGGAGAATCGCTTAAACGAGCATAATAGGCTTTATTAAAAGCAATCCCAAATTCTTTCTCCAACAAAGGAAATAGTAGCTTAAGGGGATAAGAACGATTGTAAGTAACAATATCTGCATCATGGAGAGCGATCGCACTTGCTTGCAGAGATGCAATACCTAAACCTAACCAAACCGCTCGACCTTTTCCTTTAAAATTGAGAATACTTAAACCGCGATCGTTGAGATGTTCGAGAATTTGAGTAACTCGATTACCATTTTCCCAAATTACAAAAGTTTGTTGGGGTAATTCTGAAAAGAATTGTACGGCTTTAGTATATTGTGCTTGAGTATCGGCATAGACACAAACAACCACCGTTTTAACAAACGCGCAAGTTTTGAGATGTTCACGAATACCAAAAATAGCCGGTCTTTCTAACTCTTCGTATAAAGCAGGAATCAAAACTGCGGTAGGAGAATCTTCACTTAATTTGACTAATTGCTCTTCTAGAAATTCTAAGTCACAACCAAAATCATGAATGGTTGTAATTAATTCCTGTTTATAATCCATAGCAATTCTAAAAGTTTTAATTATATATTGAATTATCTAATAAAACGTCAACAATTGAAGTTTACTTAGATACAGAATTGTTTCAGGAAAATTAAAATGCAAAGCCCTGGAAAAGTATATTTAGTTGGTGCTGGTGTTGGTGAAATTGATTACCTTACCCTAAGAGGAAAACAATTACTGACAGAGGCTGAAGTCTTAATTTATGATGCCTTAGTCGATTCAGAGTTATTAACTCTAGTTTCACCAAATTGTCTCAAGCTAGATGTAGGTAAAAGAGGAGGCAAATTAAGTACTCCCCAAGCCAAAATTAATCAATTATTAGTTGCTTATTGTTTACAAGGCAAACAAGTAGTTAGGTTAAAAAGTGGCGATCCGTTTATTTTTGGTCGAGTCAGAGAAGAAATTGAAGCACTGGTTGCTGCTGAGTGTGAATTTGAAGTTGTGCCAGGCATTTCTTCAGTTTTATCTGCCCCCTTATTAGCTGGTATTCCCTTAACTGATAAATATTTAAGTAATTGTTTTGCTGTCTTAAGCGGACATCAACCAAAAATACTTGATTGGGAAGCTTTAGCCAAAATCGATACTTTAGTAATTCTAATGGGAACGCGATATCTAGAAGAAATCATTGCTCAATTATTAGCTTGTGGCAGAGTTGCTGATGAACCCATTGCAATTATTTGTCACTGTAGTCGTCCCGAACAAAAAATTTTTCAGGGTACTTTAACCGATATAGTAGATCGAACAAAGGGTATTTCTCTTTCTCCAGCAGTAATAGTTATAGGTAAAGTTGTGGATTTAGCTAGTCAGTTACAATCTTCCCCATCTTCAGCCGTTTTAACAGGAAAAACCATTTTAGTTACCCGTGCAGCCGAACAATCTAGTCAATTTCGCAATTTATTACAACAACAAGGGGCAAAAGTTTTAGAAATGCCCGCCTTAGAAATTATGCCTCCTTCTAGTTGGGAAGCCTTAGATAATGCGATCGCAAATTTGTGTCAATTTAATTGGTTGATTTTAACTTCTGCTAATGGCGTAGAGTATTTCTTTGAACGTTTAGCAACTTTAGGTAAAGATGCTCGTAGTCTAGCAGGAATTAAAATAGCGGTAGTGGGAAAAAAAACTGCTGCAACTTTACAAAGAAAAAATCTCCAACCAGATTTCATTCCCCCAGATTTTGTAGCCGATTCTTTAGTTGCTAATTTTCCTGAAGCTTTAAAGAGTCAAAAAATCTTATTTCCTAGGGTTGAAACTGGTGGTAGAGAAGTTTTGGTTAAAGAATTAACTGCACAAGGTGCAGAAGTGATAGAAGTACCTGCTTATCAGTCTGGTTGTCCCAAAAAAATGGCTCCTGAAATTTGGCAAGCACTACAAAAAAAACAGATAGATGCAATTCCTTTTGCTAGTTCTAAAACGGTTAAAAATTTTTATCAATTAGTTCAACAAGAGTTAAATTATTCAGATACTTTGCTCGCAGCTTTACTGGAAAATATTTGTCTTGCTTCTATTGGTCCTCAAACTTCCCAAACTTGTCAACAATTGTTTAATCGAGTAGATGTAGAGGCACAAGAATATACTTTAGAAGGATTAACGACTGCGATAGTTAATTATTTTTCAAATATCAAATAAATAATTCATGGCTAATCAGTTATCAGTAACCAGTTACCAGTTAGTAATTAGTAATTACTAATTATTAAAAAATAATCAGTAAAAAGGTTTATCTGTGGACAAACAATCATCAATCAACTAATAACTTTATCTGCTATAGGCCGCGTTCATCCGTGGATAAACAATTAACTATCAACAATTATCAAAAATCAATAACTTGACTGTATTTAATATTTTAAAAGAAAGTCAAATCACAAATTTTAATTAGCATTTGCTTGAGCTTCTTGTTGAAGAAGATTAATAATTGAAGATTTTTCTAGTAAACCAATCACAACACCATCTTCTTTAACCACAGCTAATTCTTTAATATCTTTTGTTTCAATTAACTGAATTACTTCTAGCAAAGACTGATTAGCTGGAACAGTAGTAATATTTTCTAGCGGTTGTAACAGTTCATTAACTAAAGTTTCTGTCCACTGAGAAGTAGAAATTTGTTTTAAGTCATCTGTGGCAATTGTACCTATTAATTGTCCTGTTTCATTAGTCACTAAAAATTTCCGCCACTGATTTTTACCAATAACATAATCATTCACAAATTCTCTTAAAGTTAGATTCCCCGAAACAATTGGACTATTAGGAATAATTGCATCTTCAGCTCTATACTTACTCAGCTTTTCTTGGACAGTAGCAGATTGTGCTGCAAATCCAGCATTTTGTAATAAAAACCAACCAATTAATAGCGTCCAAAAACTACCTATTGGACTAATACCTAAAATTGCTAACGCACCAATAATTACTGCTAACCAACCAAAAAATTGACCAACTCTTCCTGCAAAAATAATTCCTTTATTAGGATTTCCTGTGATTTTCCAGACAATAGATTTAAGGACATTGCCACCATCTAAAGGTAAACCAGGAATAAGATTAAATAAAGCCAACACCAAATTAATCGAAGCTAGTAAGGAAACAATTGCTTCAAGCGGTGCATTTAAAGGTAAAGTAATTCCAATTATTGTAAACAGAGCAAATAGAAGTAAACTAACTCCGGGTCCTGCGATCGCAACTAAAAAAGACTGTAGTGGTGTTTCTGATTCTTTTTCTAAAGTAGCTAAACCACCAAAAATAAACAAGGTAATTGACTTAACTTGAATACCTTGAGCGAGCGCAACTAAACTATGACCAAGTTCATGGGCTAAAACTGAAGAAAATAAAAGTATGGCAGCTACAAATCCCAAAATCCAAGGTGTTATTCCTTGTAATTGTGGAAATTGAGTTAAATTTGCTCCGTAAGTTAAAGTTACCAATCCTAAAACAAAAAACCAAGAAGGATTGATATAGAAAGGGATGCCAAATAGACTCCCAATCTTAATATTACCGTTCATGAGGTATTCCTCCTATTCTATGTGGCGAAGTATATAAGTTTTCGCCTCGGTCTGAAAAAGATTGTAACTAAATGTAAAATCAAAAACATCCGACGCTAGATAGTAAAAACCGTCTTCTAAAGTACGGTCACATTTATCGGGTCTTGGGCATAATAAAAGTAAAAGGTATAATTATGAAGCTATGTCCAATTCTCCCCTGTCCTATCCAGAAAGTTATAGCCCAGAAGATATTCAGCAAATCTTACAAATTGCTCTAGCTCGAAAATCAGAATGCGAAGAACTAACCAGGCAACAACTCTGGGAAATAGCCACAGAGCTAGAAATTGATAGTCAGTCTTTACAAACAGCAGAACAAGATTGGTTTGAGCGCAAAGCTGTTCAAGAAAAACGTCAAGCTTTTAATTTGTATCGTCGCAGTCAATTTAAGCAAAAATTAACTAAATATTTAATTATTAATATATTTTTAATTTCTTTCAACGTTGCGATCGCAGGAACAATTACCTGGTCAATTTATATTTTATTATTTTGGGGTTTGAGTATTGCACTCAATGGTTGGAAAGCTTACCAAACTCAAGGTGAAGAATATGAAAGAGCTTTTCAGCGTTGGGATTTTCAAAATGAAGTTAAACGGACTTTTGTTTCTTTTTGGGAAAGATTGCAAAAATCGTGGCAGGTTTAATCATCAATCAATCATGTTTAACTAATTTTGCGAAACAAACAATCAATTGAACAGGTGTGTTCTATTAAAGATTAAAAGTTGCATCAAGATAATCAATAGTGGAACGCACCTCATTAAAAAAGTATTTTTGGACAATTAGTATTATATGTTTGCAATTTTGCTAAAAAACTTCAAATAAAAGTAAACAAAAATTGCATTATTTTTCTAACTATTTTGTAATTTTTAATAAATCGATTCAATCGAATTTAAAAGCCTGAATTAGACTTATGGAGGAATTGCGCCAATCAGTTTTTAGTTAACTGAATAAATACTCAAGGAGTAGAAAATTGAATTTACTACTAGGACTATCTAATTGGTTATCAGGCGGTGCTTTATATCGCTACCAAAAACAATATGAATTCACTCAACTTAAACTGAGAAATACTTTATCAGAGTTAGAGGTTCTCAGTGAACATTTTTATCAAAATCAACAGGAATTAGAACAAACCAAAACTAAGTTACAAATTGCTCAATCTGAATTAGAAATTGCTCAACTAGAATGGTATAAAAATTCTGCTCAAAAAGATTCAAATGCTGATTGGTTAACCCAAGTGAATAAATCTGCCACAATTGTAGCTGTAAACTATTTATCCCTGACCGATACAAACACTTTATGGGGATTTAATCTAAGTTCACCACAAGTAGACATGAAGATTAATGGTGGTGCAATTGTAGTCAAAGGTTGGATTTTAGGTAAAAAAGCTCAAGTTAAATGCTTAAAAATAAGCTGTGGTAAACAAATTCTTGCAGAAATTCCTGTCAATCTTCCCAGTGGATGGTTAGCCAAACAATTTCCTCGTCTTCCC includes these proteins:
- a CDS encoding peptidase M50, which produces MNGNIKIGSLFGIPFYINPSWFFVLGLVTLTYGANLTQFPQLQGITPWILGFVAAILLFSSVLAHELGHSLVALAQGIQVKSITLFIFGGLATLEKESETPLQSFLVAIAGPGVSLLLFALFTIIGITLPLNAPLEAIVSLLASINLVLALFNLIPGLPLDGGNVLKSIVWKITGNPNKGIIFAGRVGQFFGWLAVIIGALAILGISPIGSFWTLLIGWFLLQNAGFAAQSATVQEKLSKYRAEDAIIPNSPIVSGNLTLREFVNDYVIGKNQWRKFLVTNETGQLIGTIATDDLKQISTSQWTETLVNELLQPLENITTVPANQSLLEVIQLIETKDIKELAVVKEDGVVIGLLEKSSIINLLQQEAQANAN
- a CDS encoding uroporphyrin-III C-methyltransferase; its protein translation is MQSPGKVYLVGAGVGEIDYLTLRGKQLLTEAEVLIYDALVDSELLTLVSPNCLKLDVGKRGGKLSTPQAKINQLLVAYCLQGKQVVRLKSGDPFIFGRVREEIEALVAAECEFEVVPGISSVLSAPLLAGIPLTDKYLSNCFAVLSGHQPKILDWEALAKIDTLVILMGTRYLEEIIAQLLACGRVADEPIAIICHCSRPEQKIFQGTLTDIVDRTKGISLSPAVIVIGKVVDLASQLQSSPSSAVLTGKTILVTRAAEQSSQFRNLLQQQGAKVLEMPALEIMPPSSWEALDNAIANLCQFNWLILTSANGVEYFFERLATLGKDARSLAGIKIAVVGKKTAATLQRKNLQPDFIPPDFVADSLVANFPEALKSQKILFPRVETGGREVLVKELTAQGAEVIEVPAYQSGCPKKMAPEIWQALQKKQIDAIPFASSKTVKNFYQLVQQELNYSDTLLAALLENICLASIGPQTSQTCQQLFNRVDVEAQEYTLEGLTTAIVNYFSNIK
- a CDS encoding TPR domain protein gives rise to the protein MNLLLGLSNWLSGGALYRYQKQYEFTQLKLRNTLSELEVLSEHFYQNQQELEQTKTKLQIAQSELEIAQLEWYKNSAQKDSNADWLTQVNKSATIVAVNYLSLTDTNTLWGFNLSSPQVDMKINGGAIVVKGWILGKKAQVKCLKISCGKQILAEIPVNLPSGWLAKQFPRLPEAKNSYFETAITISGAPEQAELLIEAIFVDRSHLPLATFQFQKLALVAIS